A single Drosophila ananassae strain 14024-0371.13 chromosome 3L, ASM1763931v2, whole genome shotgun sequence DNA region contains:
- the LOC6494946 gene encoding uncharacterized protein LOC6494946 isoform X2 — translation MSPRKSLLLGCLLVAAATTMLDMVAANTDTNNVDDPEVYMLQGVRVYPNDRQCVLVGGLCVATTDCMEPTTNKGLCPTSAGHDVECCYELRTPHFAG, via the exons ATGTCGCCGAGGAAGAGCCTGCTGCTGGGCTGCCTGCTGGTGGCCGCCGCAACAACAATGCTGGATATGGTCGCCGCGAACACTGACACAAACAATGTGGATGACCCCGAAGTGTACA TGCTGCAGGGAGTGCGCGTGTATCCCAACGATCGACAGTGTGTGCTGGTGGGCGGACTGTGTGTGGCGACCACCGATTGTATGGAGCCGACCACCAACAAGGGCCTATGCCCCACAAGCGCCGGTCACGATGTGGAGTGCTGCTACGAAC TTCGAACTCCCCACTT TGCCGGTTAG
- the LOC6494946 gene encoding U-scoloptoxin(19)-Tl1a isoform X1 produces the protein MSPRKSLLLGCLLVAAATTMLDMVAANTDTNNVDDPEVYMLQGVRVYPNDRQCVLVGGLCVATTDCMEPTTNKGLCPTSAGHDVECCYELPVRPAPCAQHFGECMDRCHQRLLRPGTDCENGQVCCVLI, from the exons ATGTCGCCGAGGAAGAGCCTGCTGCTGGGCTGCCTGCTGGTGGCCGCCGCAACAACAATGCTGGATATGGTCGCCGCGAACACTGACACAAACAATGTGGATGACCCCGAAGTGTACA TGCTGCAGGGAGTGCGCGTGTATCCCAACGATCGACAGTGTGTGCTGGTGGGCGGACTGTGTGTGGCGACCACCGATTGTATGGAGCCGACCACCAACAAGGGCCTATGCCCCACAAGCGCCGGTCACGATGTGGAGTGCTGCTACGAAC TGCCGGTTAGACCAGCGCCCTGCGCGCAGCACTTTGGAGAGTGCATGGACCGATGCCACCAAAGGCTCCTCCGCCCGGGAACCGATTGCGAAAATGGCCAAGTCTGCTGCGTCCTGATCTAG
- the LOC6494944 gene encoding uncharacterized protein LOC6494944 has product MVNLCIKTVWPLALLVGLTSAYKNVRLQDNMCSDKLIYTLAKPFRGDPTLRLEFDDDSGSIVTQAWNVTLPHGHGGNRIKYDCQFRVVTNERPPRGIYTIITRLKFRRDPVTNKCIDYIQFSSGNRSPSERICTDISIDGPAGRLIFDQRDREVNVHIFIDKARHILGDPLELRMVLTAHSECQFNGDFLCDPNDQYSCISRHFVRDNITNCLYPCRDEGTCFHDAVVPEEYDTANVAISALTSLIFTMLGVGFCVWICWKYWNCITVQQRAHEASAARFDQRRARSDVPTIELPSAAQYDDGVLSEHDSQHQHPATPKDLPPSYESLFPDR; this is encoded by the exons ATGGTCAATTTGTGTATCAAAACAGTTTGGCCACTGGCGCTATTGGTGGGCCTTACTAGTGCCTACAAAAATG TGCGTCTCCAGGATAACATGTGCTCAGACAAGCTAATCTACACACTGGCCAAGCCTTTCCGTGGCGACCCCACACTGCGACTGGAGTTCGATGATGACTCCGGATCAATTGTAACACAGGCTTGGAATGTAACACTACCCCACGGCCATGGGGGTAATAGGATAAAGTATGACTGCCAGTTTAGAGTAGTGACTAATGAGCGCCCGCCGCGAGGAATTTACACCATCATAACACGGCTCAAGTTTCGGCGGGATCCAGTGACGAATAAGTGCATCGACTATATCCAGTTCAGCAGCGGAAATCGGTCGCCCAGCGAGCGCATCTGCACGGACATCTCCATCGATGGGCCCGCCGGACGGCTAATCTTTGACCAGCGGGACCGTGAAGTTAATGTGCACATATTTATCGACAAAGCGAGGCACATTCTCGGCGACCCACTCGAACTGCGAATGGTTCTCACTGCCCACTCCGAGTGCCAGTTCAACGGCGACTTCCTGTGCGATCCCAATGACCAGTATTCGTGCATTTCGAGGCACTTTGTGCGGGACAACATCACCAATTGCCTGTATCCATGTCGCGATGAGGGCACCTGCTTCCATGATGCTGTGGTGCCAGAAGAGTACGACACGGCCAATGTGGCCATTTCGGCGCTGACATCGCTTATCTTTACCATGCTGGGCGTGGGTTTCTGCGTGTGGATCTGTTGGAAATATTGGAACTGCATTACAGTGCAACAGCGGGCACACGAGGCCTCCGCCGCACGTTTCGATCAGCGACGGGCAAGG TCGGATGTACCCACAATAGAGTTGCCCTCAGCTGCGCAGTACGACGACGGTGTACTGTCCGAGCACGATTCCCAACACCAGCATCCAGCAACACCGAAGGATCTGCCACCTAGTTACGAGTCCCTTTTCCCGGACAGATAA
- the LOC6494945 gene encoding uncharacterized protein LOC6494945 → MEYKRPAPIQTMLLIMIVLIASSGSVHGQSYLFSLENFLNESSRQQPYNLTSSNGTSDADLFPDTITNNTRIIVYKNTVVESSNDLSQTAMDVITIVWYVATFLALAAFFMLMACSDRRCRDMRRRPAGGQSTEGLRAPPTPSPSYSEFAPPSYDTVIKMQHAAKTSVFVIPFNSKGGELSAPPATPPPPPTPAVTCSVITVNELQKSAN, encoded by the exons atggaatacaaGCGACCAGCTCCGATCCAGACAATGCTGTTAATTATGATAG TGCTCATCGCCAGCTCGGGCAGCGTACACGGTCAGTCCTATCTCTTCAGCCTGGAGAACTTCCTGAACGAGTCTTCCCGCCAGCAGCCCTATAACCTCACCTCCTCAAACGGAACTTCGGATGCGGACCTCTTTCCAGATACCATTACGAACAACACCCGGATAATTGTCTACAAGAACA CCGTCGTCGAGTCATCCAACGATCTATCCCAGACAGCAATGGATGTGATCACAATTGTGTGGTATGTGGCCACCTTTCTGGCCCTGGCTGCCTTCTTTATGTTAATGGCCTGCTCGGACCGTCGCTGCCGTGACATGCGTCGTCGTCCAGCTGGAGGACAGTCCACCGAGGGATTGAGGGCGCCGCCAACCCCCTCACCATCGTACAGTGAATTCGCCCCACCCAGCTATGATACTGTCATCAAAATGCAGCATGCGGCCAAGACGAGCGTGTTTGTTATACCATTCAACAGCAAGGGCGGTGAACTTAGTGCCCCGCCTGCCacaccgccgccgccaccgacACCTGCAGTTACCTGTAGTGTAATTACAGTTAATGAACTGCAAAAGTCGGCCAACTAA
- the LOC6494946 gene encoding uncharacterized protein LOC6494946 isoform X3 — MSPRKSLLLGCLLVAAATTMLDMVAANTDTNNVDDPEVYMLQGVRVYPNDRQCVLVGGLCVATTDCMEPTTNKGLCPTSAGHDVECCYELRTPHL; from the exons ATGTCGCCGAGGAAGAGCCTGCTGCTGGGCTGCCTGCTGGTGGCCGCCGCAACAACAATGCTGGATATGGTCGCCGCGAACACTGACACAAACAATGTGGATGACCCCGAAGTGTACA TGCTGCAGGGAGTGCGCGTGTATCCCAACGATCGACAGTGTGTGCTGGTGGGCGGACTGTGTGTGGCGACCACCGATTGTATGGAGCCGACCACCAACAAGGGCCTATGCCCCACAAGCGCCGGTCACGATGTGGAGTGCTGCTACGAAC TTCGAACTCCCCACTTGTAA